TCACAATGAGCACTGCTGAAAAGCCAATCTCATATTGCAGCCTGAGAGGTTACCTTGCATTAGAGCTGCCTTCCCATGGAAAAGCGCTCCATGACAAAAACAGCCTGGAGACAAGGGGGTGATGTCACCCCTCTACTGAAGCACTGAACCCTAACTGTGTACATTTCAAGGCCGATTTGTAATCACACAAAGCCAGCAGCAGAGCCGTGGCAGTATATAAGGGGGtgcataaacaataataatgaccACGTCATAAAAGACAACTACGgtgtctctttgtctttgtaCATGACACATGTAGCAGTAGGGCATTATTCTTTGACAGGATGAGTGGATGTTTGTTCCTGGCAGGGTGTGGGTGTTACGCACCACTTCCTCGTCAGAGAGCTCCCGTCCCTGGATGCTGCTACTGTCTCGCACCGCCTGTTGGTGCCTCTTGCCCTTGGTGTGGCTGAACAGGTGCACTTCTGAGGTGatctacaaacacaaacacggtGGTCAGAGGTCACTGCTGCGGACACAATGGAGACAGAGGCAGAAAAGGGTCAACAGAGCCCCATGGGACTCTGGTGAAACGATATACCCCCATGGGCAATTCAATTGGACATGAACTGTCTCTCCTGAACCTCGGTTTACAGCAAGGAATAAGGAAAGGAAATTTGATGTTATGTGTAACTTGGctttatatataaaaagacttaaaattgcattgtattgtttgtaTGATACTAATTGAGCCTACAGCAACAGAAATACTTAACACAATAACTCTTTTTTCTGGGATCTTAATACTTGCTTGTCCTACAATGCAATTCAGTCCAGCAGTGCAAGTTGTGGACTAGATGTCTAAACAATGGTTCTGAGAAATGGCCACAACAAGAAGCAGGTGTACAGCAAGTTGTTCTCCTATCTCTGGAAACAAGCCCATTTAAAatagtttgtgttttgtgtcattAAATCAAGTGCTTGCTGCTGACCCATCTATGATCTCTGGAGTCAAATGCTGGCCAAGGTCATCCAACATTTTAACAAGATTCCCTCGTTCACCCCCAAAACCTCCTCTTCATCCCATTCTGGTTTTAAGACTCAAGGTGTCCCACTCTTGTTGCCATGGTAGCCCGTCCATCCGAGATAAATGTGTCTGCTTGTGGATTTGTTGCCGGACACTTGAAAAAGCATAATCATGCTCTGTCATAAATCTCTGTTTAAGAGTCCATGTTTAATCAATTCAGTTAAATGCTCATATAAAATGTGCCCTCTTCCAAAAATCCTCTGAATCACCTTCCTCAATATTTTTATGTATAAACAGCTTGCCAAATAATACTGGAAATAATATGCAGCAGCATATTTGTCTTTTCCTTCACACCCATGTGTACCAAATATACCCACATATTAGTTCATAAAAGTAAGATAATTGAATAAAAAGGTTGGAGAACAATTAAAGCCCATTTTAAAGTAATCAAGACTTTTTGACATCCCATCTCTACGACAATAGAAGCTAAGGAGGTTGTACTGTTCAATTCTACATAGTGTATTTAAATTAGGGACACCAACTTGAGCCCTGAGACTGACGGGATGAAATTGTAGATACCATAACGCAGCACAAGGAGCACTGTTTCTTGCGCTCATACGGTGTCAGTTTGGGGGCGTAGTCTGTGTTGGCATGTCGACCACTGCTGAGCTCGGCAGCCTTCTCCTTCCTTTGCTCGATTTGCTCCATATGCCTACGGCTGCTCTCATCATgctatggaaaaaaacagaaaccagGGAATCATATGGGAAACTGGCATTCCTGTTTGGTGTGGATGGAGCTTTAAGGTGGCACGGTATGAACTAACCTTCATCTGTATTTTCTTCTGCAGCTCCTCCATGGCCTCCTGTTGAGCAGCACTAAGAGCAGCTAGACGCTCCTCTCGATCTCTTCAGAGGGCAGAGAAAAGTAATGTAAAACAACAGTCCATGTAAATATAAGTCTCACATTTATCAAAGTGACAGTTTCAATCAAATCAGACACCCGTTAATATACACTTATCTGCAACTTTATGCGGTACAACTGTCAACTACCCGTTAAGGAGAACTTTGGACAATTTTTACATTActcttgatcgctataaatatgcgagtactgtccatagcaaaaaaaaagaaaaaaacaaacagacttgGTCCTAGCAAACTGGAGTTGCAGCTGCAGCTAATGCCCATAGCTCCCAGttagctaaaacggcagttgtgGGGGCATATTCTAAAGAGtccctttgtgcctcttaacagacacaaaatgtaattaaaatgaacaggGCTCTTGCGTGACAACCAAGGTATAAAAAAAGAGCATCTCTGAGCGCACAACATGTCGAACCTTTAAGCAAATGGCTACAgcaacaaaagacaacaaaaggggGCCACTCCTGTCAGCTAAGAACAAGAAGCTGAAGCTACAATTGGCACAGGTTCTCCAAAaatggacaatagaagattgtgGAAAACCTTGCCTGATGAGTCTCAATTTCTGCTGCAACAATCAGATGGTAGTCAGAATTTGGCAAgaacaacatgaaagcatggattcATCCTGTGTTGTATCatttggtggtggtgtaatATTTTCTTGGCCCAATTTGGTCCCCTTAGTACAAGCTGAGCTTGAGTATTGATTCTGATCAGTGTTCCCATCTTTTATTGGCTACATCGAGCAGGATAACTcgccatgtcacaaagctcaaatcatCTCAAACTGGTTTCTTAAACATGATAGTGTGTTcactgtactcaaatggcctccgcagtcaccagatctcaatcaaTAGAGCACCTTTGGGATATAGTCATGACCAAAAGACAACATCCCAACAAGCgagggtggctggcatctcccttagcgATAGGGTGAAAAGCTCAGTCATCCTTGAGgaactcggagtagagccgctgctcctttgcatcAAAAGGAGcaagttgaggtggttcggggacacgtccagctgggagtagGCATTAACGTCCGCCcggggaacgcctcgggatcccctaGCAGGTGAGTGTATACTTTCATACTAAAGGAATTTGGGACTACGTACCTGGCCCTTTCCCGTGCTGCATCTTCCCTGGCTTTCTCTTTGTCGTGCCTCTGCTGTTCAATACGAGCCTCCTGCTCCTTCCTCCGCACCAGCAGCTCCTCCACCCGTGCCTGCCGCTCCGCTTCCAGGACTCGTTTACGCTCCTACAGAGGGAGTAGAAGAGATTGATGAAGATGCACCTAAATGTAAAATTTACAAGTAGAAGAATTAAATGTGAACTGAGCATTGGTTTTTGGAGCACCTGCACAGCCTCATCTCTGGCCTGCttctcctcctgtctcctctgtctgtcctcctgCAGCTCGTTAAGCCGTTGCTCATACTCATTTAACTTGGCCAGGACATCATGCCTTTTGTTTTGGGCTTCCAGAGTGTTGATGAATGCGATTTCATTCACCTGTACAGACACATATACTTATGACCGAGGATACAAACGCACACAGGgtatataatatgtaaaaaaaaaacaatataaattgTTTATATTACATTTCAGCTAGAATTAGCCCAACTGACAACCCCCTATCCATAGCACTGttatttgttgtaatttttttgggaaaattgtGTATGTACGAATGACTTGAAATGAAAACTGTAAATGTCTGACTTTATTCAGAAAATTCCACAGCTGTCACACACAATTTTCCTCCTCTACCTTGGCCTCTTCTTCTTGGGCCTTCTTCACAATTGCCTGGAGCTGCAGCTCTCGCTTTAACTCTGCGTGTAACAGCTTTTCGTCCATCATCCTCCTACGCTGCTCCAACAACTCCTCCTTCCATTTCCTCACCTCTTTCTCCTGCAGAGAGTGGAGAGTGAGAATCAGaagcaaaaactaaataaaatgaacGTACATTCTGTAGGACAACACAGACAATTGATTTTTAATCTATCAGTTACTACCCTCTCCAGTGCGTGCACATGGGAATAATGCAAATATACACCACCTAATGTTTTTATGTGGTTAAACCTGATTTATTCTAGGACTCACTCATCTTGCCATGGcccaaagaacaaaaacaaacttcatGAAAGGCTGTTGATTTTGGCCAGGGGACTCTCTCATGACAGTCTGCGGCCAGCTGGCCTGGATGCGACTGGAGGGGGTTATAATATTTAGTGATTCTATCAGGCAGTGTGCTGACAAAACCTCTCAATACGAGCCAGGCTAGGCTTAGCTTGCATGGTTTCTTCAGGGTGCTTTCCGTCAACTCGGCATGTCTTACTCACCCTCTCCAAGAGCTTCTGAAGTTTGAGCGTCTTTTCCTCCTGCAGTTTTTCCCTCAGCTGCTGCGCCTTCAGCTGTTTCTCCTCATGTTTCTTCTTTGACTCCGCAATGGTTCTGTcaaaaacatggaaacaaaTCATTtatctctttctgttttctccTTATCAACAAAGGCAGACATAAGACTCTGATAGGCACTGGGGCCTTTTTAGGCGTTCTGGGTGGTAAcctaaaaagaaagagaggtaaTCAGGCAATAAGTGGGCCTTTCACTCTCAGGCTAATGAGTTAAATCCTTGTCAAAATAACATGAGGGGGTACCATGTTGGTTTTAAACAGTGTTAATTACACAAAGCGTAGTTTTACAACTTTATGtagccaacaacaacaaagaactTTCAATGTCACATATGTACGTATGGAATGGATCcgaaatagataaataaaaaatgaaggtGAGGGGACAGCACATGAGTAGACTGAGGTGCTAATTGTTCTGTGTGGATGCTATCAATGTGTTAGAAATCAAAGCAGGGAGTTGAAAAAGGCAGATGTGCTCAATCAGTCACTgcataaagaaaatgttttgcacCTTTTGCGTGACGGGGAGGACAATTTCTCGTGCATGTGGATCCCGTGTCCAGGAGGCCGAGCAGGTTCTTCTTCTACTATGTCACCCCATGAGGTACTCTGACGCCATGGCTCACGAGCTACAGGATGACAAGCAAGGAAAATAAATAGACTTCAGTATAATGTTTACTATTAGGAAGAATGAGAGTTCAGTTTTTATTTAGATGTTGACCTTCATACCATCATAATCTGCCAGCATGTCACTCCAATCCATATTGACTCCACAACCTCCGTTACCGATACTAGCCTGTGgtaaacatttgtgttttttaagtcAACGTACAATCAAGAATATACTTTAGCCTGCTGTCAAAAGAAGGGGcgaaacatttacagtataaatGAGCATGATTAATCTTACAGAGAAGTCACTTTCGTTGTCAGTCTCCAGGTCGTTGTTCTCGGCCTGAATCTCTCTGGTCAGCTGCTCTTCCTCAGCGATGGCACTGGCAATCGCCTCCTCATTGGCTTTCTCCAGTCGGTCGGCAAGCTCCTCTTTTTTGGCCAGGACCTCTGCCATGGACTGGGGCTGAACACATAGGACAGAtaacacctcacacacacagcatttcaCGCTTAATACATGTTAGGTTTATACAAACATTCACTGAGTAACCAGAACAACCCATTACAGGCACACTGGTAATATAATCCCAGTATGCCTTTTTATGGATATCCTTATGACAAGtcacaattgaaaaaaacacaggtataaAATGGTAAAATTAACAATGACTctattccatttagctgcttcagtttcctAGTCCCAGTgctgtgcatgctggctcactctCATGGCTTACCAGGAGCCATCTTTTATACAAATATGTCCctagatattttatttttattttttataaaatcgTGCTTACATTTTATTGGTGAGGTGTTTCTGTACTTTTTAAACTCCCTATATGgatgttgaaaaaatattttataacaCCTTAatgagaattccggtcaatttcaacacatagttctgtttgttttcatttttcttgctactgacagcactcaaaATTTACATTCGGTGccgcctacaccgtgttatcctcctgctagattttgcacccaacaggcttaaacagggcatgttttaatcttgtttttGGCCTCTACACATGTTCGAAATATCATTACatgtgcctagccatgtgcagttattccttccgagTTTCTGTtgcatctactgcagtcaaattcgcTGTGTTCACTtcgaaggaataactgcacatgggtaggcacttgtaatgacattttgagcatgtttagaggctaaaaacgaGTCTAAAAGTTGCCCTGTTTAGGCTTGTTGGTTGCAACATCTAGCAGGAGGGTAATACATGGTAGGCatgttgttttcacttttcttgCTAAGGACAGCagtccaaatttacaaacaacagagctacgtgctGAAATCGACAATGCATTAACGTAATGCAATGCggtaaaactactaaaatagAACAGATGTTTCTATTCTAAATATCTCTAATCTGAATTACACTTGGGAGCAAAATCGAAAGACCGAGGAAAAGACAATATCAACCCAATCACAGTTTGCACCACACAATCATCACAAGAATCACAAGTGAGAAAGCATTCAAGAGTCATGCAGGGCACATTTACCGTGAGGATGAAGAGATGGTGGAAGGAGGCAACTGTTGGTTTTGCGCTAGCAAACTATTTACTTCAACCGTTTAGGTATTTTGGGAGATTTAATGGCAATAATATTGGAATAACTGACGGATTACTCCAGAGCAGCAATTAATCtataataaattattttatcAATTATAGAGCCACAGTGTGTCTTTTACATGAGGTATGCATGGGAAGGTTAAAGAGTACTGGATCTTAATTTTAAGCACACAAGTATTGCGTTGACAAGGTCAAAGACAAGACTGGTGTTAAGTTTGAGGCCTTCACTGCAGATTTCAGCTGACGGTTTTTTCCACGTTTTTATTCACCACCTGTCAAAATCTGACAGTATCCCACTTAGAGGTGCAGTCATTATTGATTAGGTATACAGAGGTTTATATTTAAAACACACTTCTCATCTGACGCTGGGTTGAATACAAACTGGAAGAAGTGGCCAAAATAACTAAACTGAGAGTTTGGTTTTAGGCAACACCATGGGAGCACTTGCTTAAGTACAAAAGTAATCTACTCACAGCTATTCTTTACAGTGAATAGTGCTATAACAACACTACGCAGAGGTATGCAGTCTTGCCTGCACATTTGGTCTGGAGGTTTTTTAAGATTGACTTTGTTTAGGCGGTGAAGTACCCTTGGGGATCCCTGCCCCCCGCTCCCTGCCCTCCCTCTGCTCCTCCATCTCTCAGCACTCACAGTAGAAAGCTCTGTGGGGTCCAGCACACTCTCCAGTTTCACCGCTGCCATGGGAGTCTCAGCCTGTCCTGGAACAGATGTGGCCATGCCCTGCGACGCGCCACCCTCAGCCCCACTGTCCCCCAAGGCCAACAGTACATCGAGCCCATCCGTCTGGGGAAGGTCTGGGGATGTGGAGAGGGCCAGAGGAGGGACTGGGACTGATAAGGTAATGTCTGTTGTTGGGACTGTGGCTGAGGATGGGGGGGGCTCTGGGGCTTGGTAAGGGGTAGGAGCTGGTATGGGGGGAGGCGCGTCTTCACAGGGTGCGTCGATACACACCCCCAAGTCTTGTACACTCGCTGCTGGGGGCTGCACCgacagtcacacaaacacacgcaaacTCAATTAAAGACATGCATATTTCAAGCAGTTCATGAGagcaataacaaacaaaaatcaaaccAGTCAATAGTCAAAACATAGCTGAAAACACAAATCATGCAGGAACCCAGGTATTGACATGCCCTAAACATCCAATGATGATTAAATTAAGCTGATTGGAAATACTGATCTGAATTTCAAAAATCAACCAATGGCTATAACACACTCTTACCAAGTGTGTCTTGAGGCATCAACAGAGTATTCATTTCATGAAAGTGAAAATGGGTTTTCTGACTCCGATATGTCAGTGTACAATCAATTGCCTTAAAGTTGATATGCCTGTCTGGACAGTCTATGAATACCATGGagcccaaaacaaaaacaaatgtggctGATAAAAATGGTCTAGTGTTACTCTGCTTCTTGTAAATAATTGATATCTAGGGACTGCTAGGGGAGAAAGACGTCACAAGGTACTGAATCTCAGTACCTCCATCATTTTTCCGTTCTCTGGATGTCCAATCTTCTCTGGGGGGTCAGGCTCCACAGGGACCTGCTGCTCAGTGTCCTTTTGGGTTGTGTCCTTGTCAGGGGGAAACTGAGGATGGAGTTGTTGCTCCTCCTTTGGTGGCAGATGTGACTGGTTACACTTGGCGCTGTCCTGCTTTTGGGGGACATGAGCCAAGACAGGACTGATCTTGGCAACTATGGCGGCAGAGCGGGGTTTGGCAGTACGTCCTCGTTGGACGGTCTCCCAGCCCTCAGAATCCTTTTTAACTGGAAAACCCAAGAGGTACAGTTTTACTGTGCTCTCTATGTTACACTCTCTGTGTTAGAAGTAAGCATGTTCTCTGAAAGTACGTTCCGGGTCTGTGCAAGAGGGGAGTTCTTACCCAGTTTTTCTACAGGAGTGGTGGTCGGTTGACAAGAGCTAGGGACAGACTGAGAACACTTCACTCGGTCTGCCCAGCTGGGGCCTGTGTGGGAGAGCCGTGCAGCAGCCAGTGTAGGTGGAGGACCTCTGAATGAGAAACACACCCATCATGCATTAGAACAAACAAATGTGCACAGGTACGACGAAGCGCTTACTGCCGCCAGGTGGGATTTTCATGAATCTCTGAGCTACTCCTACTGTGCTGCCTGTCTAAGGCGCTTCAGTGGTCTGCAGACAGTGCCCATCCAACACCCCAGCACCCTCCACTCTGAGATAGCATGAGACTGTATTGGAAAACAGGCCTCTGTCATGATCAATATCCATTTCCTGCAGCATCTGATTACAGAGCAGTGCACATATTGAACCGATGCTTCAGCATTCTTTTACTGACACTTTCATCTACACCTTCCACTGATTCTGTGGCCAAAGAGTGAGAGACTCAACAAATTGGATTAAACAAATGCTTCAGTATCAGGAATCAATGGATGTATTGTAAGATAACGTAGTCTGTATTTTCTAACCCCTTCCAAAAACAGGCaaagtgaaacattttaaaaacattgattggTTAATAACATGATGCCTTATGAGAGATACTAGAGATAATGACAGTAAAGGAGCGCTTACCCAAAGTTGAGAGGGCGACGTGCACCTGGAGAAGGAACCATTCTGTCTGCTGAGGGGCTTGGCATCACATGACGTCCCGGAGACATCTTACGCACTTCCCAAGCTAAAGACGTGGGCCTGAACAAAGTGAAAGTGGCAAACATTACTTAACTAACACAAATTACAATTCGTAGTTGCCAAACACGCACAGACTTGGCTCACATTTTGGCAAATCAGTTAAATGGCTGATTCACTTGCAGCGATTTACACAATAAATGGAGCATGTAAAAGTTTCAGGGTGTCTTATTGATTAATGGTACgctttaaatgaacaaattggGAGACAGCACTGGAATTTTAATTTCTTAGTGAATTTACGGTTGCAGTGGTCACTGTGTTAAAGAGAAGGCAATAAACTCATGGATCTCTTTGaattaaagccaaggctattgATCCATTCTGTTTGTGACTCAAAGCCAGGGACCAGACACCGGCACTTCCAGTTTTACCTCAGGGAGCAATTGAATACTGAGAGTGAATAAGAGTGAGATATAAAGAAATAGAGTGAGAAAAAGAAACTGAAGAGCACCTGTTCTGGGCATCTGTTTTCTCCAATTTCTCCTGAAGCTGGATCCAATCTATAAGGGCTTTGAAATCCCTTACGTAGTTGTCCAACATCATCAACACCTCCTAAAGACAACAGTTACAACAGGATGGAGAATGACTGCACTTAGATTatgaacacaaacatttttagaCTGGTGCAATTTACAAACCAAGAAAGATAGGTTTAAAAAGcaagcaagaaaaataaaaagatggtAGACACGCTGGTGTCAAAATCAGTACTCTTATCGGCCAATTCGCAAGTTCAAGTATCAGAAATGGGAAGCAAAACatggtattggaccatctctaaGTGGCATTCATGCATCCGATAAGAGATGGCCCGATACCATGTTTTGCTTCCCAATACCAATTCT
This genomic stretch from Etheostoma spectabile isolate EspeVRDwgs_2016 chromosome 8, UIUC_Espe_1.0, whole genome shotgun sequence harbors:
- the scaper gene encoding S phase cyclin A-associated protein in the endoplasmic reticulum isoform X2 is translated as MSGVDKDEEPAYRLYFYSASFQRSNSHDKVRKIVAEEGRAARNLIAWSVPLENKEEEAKSKSNSVGSSRAHRINSGQQRNKKQNAGLESKGPAGALLDKGPEKSPTKVRQPRKVDLRARYWAFLFDNLRRAVDEIYVTCESDQSVVECKEVLMMLDNYVRDFKALIDWIQLQEKLEKTDAQNRPTSLAWEVRKMSPGRHVMPSPSADRMVPSPGARRPLNFGGPPPTLAAARLSHTGPSWADRVKCSQSVPSSCQPTTTPVEKLVKKDSEGWETVQRGRTAKPRSAAIVAKISPVLAHVPQKQDSAKCNQSHLPPKEEQQLHPQFPPDKDTTQKDTEQQVPVEPDPPEKIGHPENGKMMEPPAASVQDLGVCIDAPCEDAPPPIPAPTPYQAPEPPPSSATVPTTDITLSVPVPPLALSTSPDLPQTDGLDVLLALGDSGAEGGASQGMATSVPGQAETPMAAVKLESVLDPTELSTPQSMAEVLAKKEELADRLEKANEEAIASAIAEEEQLTREIQAENNDLETDNESDFSASIGNGGCGVNMDWSDMLADYDAREPWRQSTSWGDIVEEEPARPPGHGIHMHEKLSSPSRKRTIAESKKKHEEKQLKAQQLREKLQEEKTLKLQKLLEREKEVRKWKEELLEQRRRMMDEKLLHAELKRELQLQAIVKKAQEEEAKVNEIAFINTLEAQNKRHDVLAKLNEYEQRLNELQEDRQRRQEEKQARDEAVQERKRVLEAERQARVEELLVRRKEQEARIEQQRHDKEKAREDAARERARDREERLAALSAAQQEAMEELQKKIQMKHDESSRRHMEQIEQRKEKAAELSSGRHANTDYAPKLTPYERKKQCSLCCVMITSEVHLFSHTKGKRHQQAVRDSSSIQGRELSDEEVEHLSLKKYIVDIVTDSSVSSESMKDGEERQKARKKAKKLRARMNSRAKEYETSMEAKTQIPDSPYKAKLQRLVKDLLKQLQGQDSGQWANNKASGLDRTLGEISRILEKQNNADQVAFQVGGGLSALEQILQVFAASTPTAVPRIPLKSLCAAVNTYYLACSCCPLNCSYVLFSNKIALLMDLLLHQLTLYVPDEDKSIFGRSVNKQVFEGLTTGLLQTIATILRSLWPHISESGQVENTWISSPDAKVKSSATESFNSRTQDLMSYVVNMGLIHKLYGCFLSIQGPVDEHPKMSAFLQQASALLHSMCKLCFVVTGRAPSIFDNKRQDPTGLTALLQSTDLVGVVHTLYCILLHSFSPESSSQSQEPYSPGVIQVALQGIRFLNNFALLDLSAFQSVLGAEGLSLAFRHIVSSLLWYCTQHSSEELLQEVIICVGYFTVNHPDNQVIVQSGRQPSVLQKLCQLPFQYFSHPRLVRVLFPSLISACYNNSQNKVILQQEMSCVLLATFIQDCAANEKDSDNKMKHTVSQQLDYCELSNRFPRDQWDSALQFFLKKQEE